A genomic window from Phyllopteryx taeniolatus isolate TA_2022b chromosome 2, UOR_Ptae_1.2, whole genome shotgun sequence includes:
- the lmo1 gene encoding rhombotin-1: MVLDKEEGVPMLSVQPKGKQKGCAGCNRKIKDRYLLKALDKYWHEDCLKCACCDCRLGEVGSTLYTKANLILCRRDYLRLFGTTGNCAACSKLIPAFEMVMRARDNVYHLDCFACQLCNQRFCVGDKFFLKNNMILCQMDYEEGQLNGSFESQVQ; the protein is encoded by the exons GTGTGCCGATGCTCTCCGTCCAGCCCAAAGGGAAACAGAAGGGGTGCGCTGGCTGCAATCGCAAGATTAAAGACCGCTACCTACTCAAGGCTCTGGACAAATACTGGCATGAGGACTGTCTCAAATGTGCCTGCTGCGACTGCCGCCTTGGGGAGGTGGGCTCCACCCTTTATACGAAAGCCAACCTCATCCTGTGTCGCCGGGACTACCTAAG GCTCTTTGGTACTACAGGAAACTGCGCAGCCTGCAGTAAACTGATCCCAGCCTTTGAGATGGTGATGAGAGCCAGAGATAATGTTTACCATTTGGACTGTTTTGCCTGTCAGCTTTGTAACCAGAG GTTTTGCGTGGGCGACAAGTTTTTCCTTAAAAACAACATGATTTTGTGTCAAATGGACTATGAGGAGGGTCAGCTGAACGGGAGCTTCGAGTCGCAGGTCCAATAG